Proteins encoded together in one Hylaeus volcanicus isolate JK05 chromosome 3, UHH_iyHylVolc1.0_haploid, whole genome shotgun sequence window:
- the LOC128873835 gene encoding 28S ribosomal protein S21, mitochondrial, which produces MSCRRHAQFVARTVFVKDGNIERACRVLNRILGQEKIFEQFRRTRFFEKPCQTRRRVNYEKCRAIYDEDMDRKIKFILRTNREDPYPGCS; this is translated from the coding sequence ATGAGCTGTCGACGTCATGCTCAATTTGTTGCTCGAACAGTTTTTGTCAAAGACGGCAATATAGAAAGAGCATGTCGAGTATTGAATCGTATATTAGGGCAGGAGAAGATTTTTGAGCAATTTAGACGAACtagattttttgaaaaaccctGTCAGACAAGACGAAGGGTAAATTATGAGAAATGTAGAGCTATTTATGATGAGGATATggacagaaaaattaaatttatcttgAGAACAAATAGAGAAGATCCATACCCTGGAtgttcttaa
- the LOC128873829 gene encoding armadillo repeat-containing protein gudu isoform X3, which yields MPPKRKKAVKKISIETIPPMESDILEVEPDEPPKPLISSVTGEPFGPRVHQIVEKEEDKSSDDEPESESDDELRLLKDDTPEVPSEFWHIQKLIRYMKAGNQTATMVALCLLKDYDLTSRLDAMDVPDAILRRSYDDLSETKKELVAVAIGCAKVLDSISSSPKVREELRKHGVVKLMERFLKSEHTSLIIPMMGAVQQCANMEVFREAFEHTDIIYDVVRLLENEDIKLKENCALAIFNCGPNKVARDIVREANGLDMLCKLVQSEDVCKNKRLLAAVTGGIWKCAMSPENVARFNQNGLVLSLVPLLEEHEDEDVLVNVVGALAECCKDPVNRDVLRVNDGLPKLVRLLSSTYEPLLENIPLVIKECAQNEQCMDIINDPEHILDGVRLVWSLLKHPSVIIKRNACLALVPCIKHAKDSPEMVRAFVGGLELTVSLLDSTDTEVLSAVCATIAEIATDPENLGILSDHGVVEKLAKLVTTDNEDLRANLTLAIAFCSEWGENNYKFGELNAVAPLVNYMTSKNKNVLRGVCIAAYHLSKEPTNCITMHTSGVIKHVLRLVGSDDLEVQIAAASTIRNIRNLALTAEKLHFKEINTLEETDFLL from the exons ATGCCGCCAAAACGGAAGAAAGCTGTCAAAAAGATTTCCATCGAAACAATACCACC GATGGAGTCGGATATTCTGGAGGTGGAACCAGATGAGCCACCGAAGCCATTGATATCATCGGTCACTGGCGAACCTTTTGGACCTCGGGTACATCAAATCGTCGAGAAAGAGGAAGACAAAAGCTCTGATGACGAACCCGAGTCGGAAAGCGATGATGAACTCAGGCTCTTGAAGGACGACACACCGGAAGTGCCCTCAGAATTTTGGCACATACAAAAACTGATCAGATATATGAAAGCTGGCAATCAAACCGCGACCATGGTGGCTCTCTGCCTTCTAAAGGACTACGATCTCACCAGCAGG TTGGACGCAATGGACGTGCCAGATGCTATTCTACGGCGATCTTACGATGATTTAAGCGAAACTAAGAAGGAATTGGTAGCAGTTGCAATAGGTTGCGCAAAAGTTTTGGACTCTATAAGCAGTAGCCCGAAAGTGAGGGAAGAACTTCGAAAACACGGGGTAGTAAAGCTTATGGAACGTTTCCTGAAATCCGAACACACCTCTTTGATAATACCTATGATGGGTGCCGTTCAACAGTGCGCGAATATG GAAGTGTTTCGTGAAGCGTTCGAGCATACGGACATCATCTACGACGTGGTGCGGCTACTGGAAAACGAGGAcattaaattgaaagagaaTTGTGCCTTGGCTATATTCAACTGCGGCCCAAATAAAGTCGCTAGGGACATAGTTCGGGAGGCGAACGGTCTAGACATGTTATGCAAGTTGGTGCAAAGCGAGGATGTTTGCAAGAACAAGCGTTTGCTTGCCGCAGTCACAGGTGGAATCTGGAAATGTGCTATGAGCCCAGAAAATGTAGCAAGATTCAATCAGAACGGTTTGGTGCTGTCTCTAGTGCCTCTCTTAGAGGAGCACGAGGACGAGGATGTGCTAGTGAACGTCGTAGGAGCTCTGGCAGAATGTTGCAAGGATCCTGTTAACAGAGACGTTTTGAGAGTTAACGATGGTCTGCCAAAGTTG GTCAGATTGCTGAGTTCCACGTACGAACCTCTATTGGAGAACATACCGCTGGTGATAAAGGAGTGCGCGCAGAATGAACAGTGCATGGACATCATCAACGATCCTGAACACATTTTGGATGGAGTTCGACTAGTCTGGTCGTTACTGAAACATCCCAGCGTCATAATCAAGAGAAACGCTTGCCTCGCATTGGTCCCTTGCATCAAGCACGCCAAAGATTCACCGGAAATGGTGCGAGCATTCGTGGGTGGATTGGAGCTCACTGTCAGCCTTCTTGACAGCACGGACACCGAAGTTCTCAGCGCAGTATGCGCTACCATCGCCGAAATCGCCACCGATCCCGAAAACCTGGGTATCCTCAGTGATCACGGTGTGGTGGAGAAATTGGCGAAGCTTGTGACAACG gaTAACGAGGACTTGCGTGCAAATCTGACATTAGCCATAGCTTTCTGCAGCGAATGGGGGgagaataattacaaatttggCGAACTAAACGCAGTCGCACCACTTGTTAATTATATGAccagcaaaaataaaaatgtccttAGAGGAGTGTGCATAGCAGCGTATCATTTAAGTAAAGAGCCCACGAATTGCATTACTATGCATACTTCTGGCGTAATAAAG caTGTACTACGTTTGGTTGGATCGGACGATTTGGAAGTGCAAATCGCCGCTGCATCCACGATTCGAAATATTAGAAACCTTGCGCTGACGGCGGAAAAGTTGCACTTTAAAGAAAT aaatacgCTGGAAGAAAcggattttcttttgtaa
- the LOC128873829 gene encoding armadillo repeat-containing protein gudu isoform X1: protein MPPKRKKAVKKISIETIPPMESDILEVEPDEPPKPLISSVTGEPFGPRVHQIVEKEEDKSSDDEPESESDDELRLLKDDTPEVPSEFWHIQKLIRYMKAGNQTATMVALCLLKDYDLTSRIIQKAIQEMGGLEILVNLLETKDLKCQNGSLSVLLQIASSADMRRYLIDLGIVTPLIQMLKHPARDIQVLAAETMAIIARIRKARKQIRIRGGIPLILDAMDVPDAILRRSYDDLSETKKELVAVAIGCAKVLDSISSSPKVREELRKHGVVKLMERFLKSEHTSLIIPMMGAVQQCANMEVFREAFEHTDIIYDVVRLLENEDIKLKENCALAIFNCGPNKVARDIVREANGLDMLCKLVQSEDVCKNKRLLAAVTGGIWKCAMSPENVARFNQNGLVLSLVPLLEEHEDEDVLVNVVGALAECCKDPVNRDVLRVNDGLPKLVRLLSSTYEPLLENIPLVIKECAQNEQCMDIINDPEHILDGVRLVWSLLKHPSVIIKRNACLALVPCIKHAKDSPEMVRAFVGGLELTVSLLDSTDTEVLSAVCATIAEIATDPENLGILSDHGVVEKLAKLVTTDNEDLRANLTLAIAFCSEWGENNYKFGELNAVAPLVNYMTSKNKNVLRGVCIAAYHLSKEPTNCITMHTSGVIKHVLRLVGSDDLEVQIAAASTIRNIRNLALTAEKLHFKEINTLEETDFLL from the exons ATGCCGCCAAAACGGAAGAAAGCTGTCAAAAAGATTTCCATCGAAACAATACCACC GATGGAGTCGGATATTCTGGAGGTGGAACCAGATGAGCCACCGAAGCCATTGATATCATCGGTCACTGGCGAACCTTTTGGACCTCGGGTACATCAAATCGTCGAGAAAGAGGAAGACAAAAGCTCTGATGACGAACCCGAGTCGGAAAGCGATGATGAACTCAGGCTCTTGAAGGACGACACACCGGAAGTGCCCTCAGAATTTTGGCACATACAAAAACTGATCAGATATATGAAAGCTGGCAATCAAACCGCGACCATGGTGGCTCTCTGCCTTCTAAAGGACTACGATCTCACCAGCAGG ATCATACAGAAAGCTATTCAAGAAATGGGAGGTCTGGAAATCTTGGTGAACCTCCTCGAGACCAAAGATCTAAAATGCCAGAACGGTTCTCTGTCAGTTTTACTACAGATTGCGAGTTCCGCAGACATGCGACGGTATCTAATCGATCTTGGTATTGTAACACCGTTGATTCAAATGTTAAAGCATCCTGCTAGGGATATTCAA GTTCTAGCTGCAGAGACTATGGCCATCATCGCACGAATTAGAAAAGCGAGGAAACAAATACGTATTCGAGGCGGTATACCTCTGATC TTGGACGCAATGGACGTGCCAGATGCTATTCTACGGCGATCTTACGATGATTTAAGCGAAACTAAGAAGGAATTGGTAGCAGTTGCAATAGGTTGCGCAAAAGTTTTGGACTCTATAAGCAGTAGCCCGAAAGTGAGGGAAGAACTTCGAAAACACGGGGTAGTAAAGCTTATGGAACGTTTCCTGAAATCCGAACACACCTCTTTGATAATACCTATGATGGGTGCCGTTCAACAGTGCGCGAATATG GAAGTGTTTCGTGAAGCGTTCGAGCATACGGACATCATCTACGACGTGGTGCGGCTACTGGAAAACGAGGAcattaaattgaaagagaaTTGTGCCTTGGCTATATTCAACTGCGGCCCAAATAAAGTCGCTAGGGACATAGTTCGGGAGGCGAACGGTCTAGACATGTTATGCAAGTTGGTGCAAAGCGAGGATGTTTGCAAGAACAAGCGTTTGCTTGCCGCAGTCACAGGTGGAATCTGGAAATGTGCTATGAGCCCAGAAAATGTAGCAAGATTCAATCAGAACGGTTTGGTGCTGTCTCTAGTGCCTCTCTTAGAGGAGCACGAGGACGAGGATGTGCTAGTGAACGTCGTAGGAGCTCTGGCAGAATGTTGCAAGGATCCTGTTAACAGAGACGTTTTGAGAGTTAACGATGGTCTGCCAAAGTTG GTCAGATTGCTGAGTTCCACGTACGAACCTCTATTGGAGAACATACCGCTGGTGATAAAGGAGTGCGCGCAGAATGAACAGTGCATGGACATCATCAACGATCCTGAACACATTTTGGATGGAGTTCGACTAGTCTGGTCGTTACTGAAACATCCCAGCGTCATAATCAAGAGAAACGCTTGCCTCGCATTGGTCCCTTGCATCAAGCACGCCAAAGATTCACCGGAAATGGTGCGAGCATTCGTGGGTGGATTGGAGCTCACTGTCAGCCTTCTTGACAGCACGGACACCGAAGTTCTCAGCGCAGTATGCGCTACCATCGCCGAAATCGCCACCGATCCCGAAAACCTGGGTATCCTCAGTGATCACGGTGTGGTGGAGAAATTGGCGAAGCTTGTGACAACG gaTAACGAGGACTTGCGTGCAAATCTGACATTAGCCATAGCTTTCTGCAGCGAATGGGGGgagaataattacaaatttggCGAACTAAACGCAGTCGCACCACTTGTTAATTATATGAccagcaaaaataaaaatgtccttAGAGGAGTGTGCATAGCAGCGTATCATTTAAGTAAAGAGCCCACGAATTGCATTACTATGCATACTTCTGGCGTAATAAAG caTGTACTACGTTTGGTTGGATCGGACGATTTGGAAGTGCAAATCGCCGCTGCATCCACGATTCGAAATATTAGAAACCTTGCGCTGACGGCGGAAAAGTTGCACTTTAAAGAAAT aaatacgCTGGAAGAAAcggattttcttttgtaa
- the LOC128873829 gene encoding outer dynein arm-docking complex subunit 2 isoform X2 — protein sequence MPPKRKKAVKKISIETIPPMESDILEVEPDEPPKPLISSVTGEPFGPRVHQIVEKEEDKSSDDEPESESDDELRLLKDDTPEVPSEFWHIQKLIRYMKAGNQTATMVALCLLKDYDLTSRVLAAETMAIIARIRKARKQIRIRGGIPLILDAMDVPDAILRRSYDDLSETKKELVAVAIGCAKVLDSISSSPKVREELRKHGVVKLMERFLKSEHTSLIIPMMGAVQQCANMEVFREAFEHTDIIYDVVRLLENEDIKLKENCALAIFNCGPNKVARDIVREANGLDMLCKLVQSEDVCKNKRLLAAVTGGIWKCAMSPENVARFNQNGLVLSLVPLLEEHEDEDVLVNVVGALAECCKDPVNRDVLRVNDGLPKLVRLLSSTYEPLLENIPLVIKECAQNEQCMDIINDPEHILDGVRLVWSLLKHPSVIIKRNACLALVPCIKHAKDSPEMVRAFVGGLELTVSLLDSTDTEVLSAVCATIAEIATDPENLGILSDHGVVEKLAKLVTTDNEDLRANLTLAIAFCSEWGENNYKFGELNAVAPLVNYMTSKNKNVLRGVCIAAYHLSKEPTNCITMHTSGVIKHVLRLVGSDDLEVQIAAASTIRNIRNLALTAEKLHFKEINTLEETDFLL from the exons ATGCCGCCAAAACGGAAGAAAGCTGTCAAAAAGATTTCCATCGAAACAATACCACC GATGGAGTCGGATATTCTGGAGGTGGAACCAGATGAGCCACCGAAGCCATTGATATCATCGGTCACTGGCGAACCTTTTGGACCTCGGGTACATCAAATCGTCGAGAAAGAGGAAGACAAAAGCTCTGATGACGAACCCGAGTCGGAAAGCGATGATGAACTCAGGCTCTTGAAGGACGACACACCGGAAGTGCCCTCAGAATTTTGGCACATACAAAAACTGATCAGATATATGAAAGCTGGCAATCAAACCGCGACCATGGTGGCTCTCTGCCTTCTAAAGGACTACGATCTCACCAGCAGG GTTCTAGCTGCAGAGACTATGGCCATCATCGCACGAATTAGAAAAGCGAGGAAACAAATACGTATTCGAGGCGGTATACCTCTGATC TTGGACGCAATGGACGTGCCAGATGCTATTCTACGGCGATCTTACGATGATTTAAGCGAAACTAAGAAGGAATTGGTAGCAGTTGCAATAGGTTGCGCAAAAGTTTTGGACTCTATAAGCAGTAGCCCGAAAGTGAGGGAAGAACTTCGAAAACACGGGGTAGTAAAGCTTATGGAACGTTTCCTGAAATCCGAACACACCTCTTTGATAATACCTATGATGGGTGCCGTTCAACAGTGCGCGAATATG GAAGTGTTTCGTGAAGCGTTCGAGCATACGGACATCATCTACGACGTGGTGCGGCTACTGGAAAACGAGGAcattaaattgaaagagaaTTGTGCCTTGGCTATATTCAACTGCGGCCCAAATAAAGTCGCTAGGGACATAGTTCGGGAGGCGAACGGTCTAGACATGTTATGCAAGTTGGTGCAAAGCGAGGATGTTTGCAAGAACAAGCGTTTGCTTGCCGCAGTCACAGGTGGAATCTGGAAATGTGCTATGAGCCCAGAAAATGTAGCAAGATTCAATCAGAACGGTTTGGTGCTGTCTCTAGTGCCTCTCTTAGAGGAGCACGAGGACGAGGATGTGCTAGTGAACGTCGTAGGAGCTCTGGCAGAATGTTGCAAGGATCCTGTTAACAGAGACGTTTTGAGAGTTAACGATGGTCTGCCAAAGTTG GTCAGATTGCTGAGTTCCACGTACGAACCTCTATTGGAGAACATACCGCTGGTGATAAAGGAGTGCGCGCAGAATGAACAGTGCATGGACATCATCAACGATCCTGAACACATTTTGGATGGAGTTCGACTAGTCTGGTCGTTACTGAAACATCCCAGCGTCATAATCAAGAGAAACGCTTGCCTCGCATTGGTCCCTTGCATCAAGCACGCCAAAGATTCACCGGAAATGGTGCGAGCATTCGTGGGTGGATTGGAGCTCACTGTCAGCCTTCTTGACAGCACGGACACCGAAGTTCTCAGCGCAGTATGCGCTACCATCGCCGAAATCGCCACCGATCCCGAAAACCTGGGTATCCTCAGTGATCACGGTGTGGTGGAGAAATTGGCGAAGCTTGTGACAACG gaTAACGAGGACTTGCGTGCAAATCTGACATTAGCCATAGCTTTCTGCAGCGAATGGGGGgagaataattacaaatttggCGAACTAAACGCAGTCGCACCACTTGTTAATTATATGAccagcaaaaataaaaatgtccttAGAGGAGTGTGCATAGCAGCGTATCATTTAAGTAAAGAGCCCACGAATTGCATTACTATGCATACTTCTGGCGTAATAAAG caTGTACTACGTTTGGTTGGATCGGACGATTTGGAAGTGCAAATCGCCGCTGCATCCACGATTCGAAATATTAGAAACCTTGCGCTGACGGCGGAAAAGTTGCACTTTAAAGAAAT aaatacgCTGGAAGAAAcggattttcttttgtaa
- the LOC128873832 gene encoding receptor expression-enhancing protein 5-like isoform X2, protein MARITAVKESLEKALRDENKFWTKYFAKIEKQTGVDRIFVFLGSVVVLALYLVFGIGQQLVCNIFGFVYPAYCSMKALESPKKEDDTKWLTYWVVFAVFTIVEFFSDYILCWFPVYWLFKCLFYMWLMAPMENNGAIILYRRVIRPNFLRYHHKVDELISNAQDAVKAAANALLTEKQE, encoded by the exons ATGGCGAGGATAACAGCAGTAAAGGAGTCTTTGGAGAAAGCACTTCGGGATGAGAATAAATTCTGGACGAagtattttgcaaaaattgagAAACAAACTGGAGTTGACCGGATTTTTGTATTCTTAG GCTCTGTTGTAGTTTTGGCACTGTATCTGGTATTTGGAATTGGACAACAATtagtttgtaatatttttggatttgTATATCCTGCTTATTGTTCCATGAAAGCTTTAGAGAGTCCAAAAAAAGAAGATGATACGAAGTGGTTAACTTATTGGGTTGTTTTCGCAGTATTTAcaattgttgaatttttctcaGACTATATATTATGCTGGTTTCCAGTTTATTGGCTCTTCAAG TGCCTTTTTTATATGTGGCTAATGGCTCCTATGGAAAATAATGgtgcaataattttgtaccgtCGTGTCATCAGACCAAACTTTTTACGATACCATCATAAGGTGGATGAATTGATATCAAATGCTCAGGATGCTG TTAAAGCTGCAGCGAATGCTCTTCTAACAGAGAAACAGGAATAA
- the LOC128873832 gene encoding receptor expression-enhancing protein 5-like isoform X1 codes for MARITAVKESLEKALRDENKFWTKYFAKIEKQTGVDRIFVFLGSVVVLALYLVFGIGQQLVCNIFGFVYPAYCSMKALESPKKEDDTKWLTYWVVFAVFTIVEFFSDYILCWFPVYWLFKCLFYMWLMAPMENNGAIILYRRVIRPNFLRYHHKVDELISNAQDAAVKAAANALLTEKQE; via the exons ATGGCGAGGATAACAGCAGTAAAGGAGTCTTTGGAGAAAGCACTTCGGGATGAGAATAAATTCTGGACGAagtattttgcaaaaattgagAAACAAACTGGAGTTGACCGGATTTTTGTATTCTTAG GCTCTGTTGTAGTTTTGGCACTGTATCTGGTATTTGGAATTGGACAACAATtagtttgtaatatttttggatttgTATATCCTGCTTATTGTTCCATGAAAGCTTTAGAGAGTCCAAAAAAAGAAGATGATACGAAGTGGTTAACTTATTGGGTTGTTTTCGCAGTATTTAcaattgttgaatttttctcaGACTATATATTATGCTGGTTTCCAGTTTATTGGCTCTTCAAG TGCCTTTTTTATATGTGGCTAATGGCTCCTATGGAAAATAATGgtgcaataattttgtaccgtCGTGTCATCAGACCAAACTTTTTACGATACCATCATAAGGTGGATGAATTGATATCAAATGCTCAGGATGCTG cagTTAAAGCTGCAGCGAATGCTCTTCTAACAGAGAAACAGGAATAA
- the LOC128873833 gene encoding oxidized purine nucleoside triphosphate hydrolase-like isoform X2, which produces MSMRKIYSLVFVRKTTEILLGLKKRGFGEGKWNGFGGKVEAGETILQGAIRELKEECGLSVKDLKKIGLLEFEFEGNEILLEVHVFETYQYHGKVIESEGCDTSATLNTTLGNRHFASSLYRLYAPLDAILCIRSIGSI; this is translated from the exons atgtctatgagaaaaatttattcattggTATTTGTTAGGAAGACAACAGAAATTTTACTAGGTTTAAAAAAACGAGGATTTGGAGAAGGTAAATGGAATGGTTTTGGCGGTAAAGTAGAAGCAGGGGAAACAATTCTTCAGGGAGCCATTCG tgaattaaaagaagaatgtgGTTTATCTGTAAaggatttgaaaaaaatcggTCTCTTAGAATTTGAGTTTGAAGGAAATGAGATTCTATTAGAGGTTCATGTCTTTGAAACATATCAGTACCATGGAAAAGTAATAGAATCTGAAG GATGTGACACCAGTGCAACACTAAACACAACACTCGGCAATCGCCATTTTGCCAGTTCTCTTTATCGACTGTACGCACCTTTAGACGCAATTTTATGCATCAGAAGCATCGGatcgatttaa